A genomic stretch from Sphaerodactylus townsendi isolate TG3544 linkage group LG15, MPM_Stown_v2.3, whole genome shotgun sequence includes:
- the LOC125444794 gene encoding zinc finger protein 572-like, translating into MEGGKEKCVLDRQDSSDGEIVTELIELIDHDKEEGERSLKGWKENLEIYRTADLLGEDSPAKEITAEGRAIELTQYESSNGKSVVIAEQESMDNLSDGDKIPKATICPDCGKSFSNSSHLVRHRRVHTGEKPYKCPHCDKSYRQDSHLVQHMRSHTGEKPYRCTHCGKGFSQSSNLIIHQRTHTGERPFTCPECGRSFSHSSDLIQHKRIHTGEKPYVCSICGKCFSQSSKVTQHKRFHSGERPFSCGECTKTFRLRADLVRHLRAHTGERPFGCPECGKHFAESSHLIRHQRIHMSERPFRCPDCGKGFNQSSNLQQHQRVHRGQKPFKCDECGKGFGVSSALLQHQRTHTGERPYCCSQCGKSFSVSSTYHIHQRIHAGQKPYSCADCGKGFVRSSALLQHQATHTGEKPFRCPYCGRGFGQKSALSQHRRAHVRRGETLALVEGWDIAGMEDAGEQGVEGGVDGMWQSNGMGIMEQEWQEEESLRQQWEEEGDQTKRPNWQDGADQSAEKRLLDGGGESRRPGWERGMEEAGRVEWQEDEDEGVEQSLQADGANGMRLECHDDDDGDGERAEEDPQNEDPNGVRLECQDDNDDGNAEEGLQGSGDRGSRQACWEKDVEQGGAERGSREEWDACAADESVRPQAEWQDSGEDGERRSRQGEEEEEEDSSEGESWRPDCQGEEEEGILALK; encoded by the exons ATGGaaggtgggaaagaaaaatgTGTCTTGGATCGCCAGGACTCCAGCGATGGAGAGATTGTAACAG AGCTGATTGAGTTGATAGATCACGataaggaagaaggagaaagatcGTTGAAGGGATGGAAAGAAAACCTGGAGATCTACAGAACAGCAGACTTACTGGGAGAAGACTCTCCAGCGAAGGAAATCACGGCGGAAGGTCGTGCGATAGAACTAACTCAGTATGAGTCCAGCAATGGTAAATCTGTCGTTATTGCGGAGCAGGAATCAATGGACAACCTTTCCGACGGCGACAAGATACCCAAAGCTACCATCTGCCCCgactgtggaaagagcttcagcaATAGTTCTCACCTGGTTCGGCACCGTCGCGTCCACACAGGTGAGAAGCCTTATAAATGCCCCCACTGCGACAAGAGCTACCGGCAGGATTCTCACCTGGTCCAGCACATGCGCTCTCACACGGGGGAGAAGCCGTACCGCTGCACCCACTGTGGCAAGGGCTTCTCGCAGAGCTCCAACCTCATCATCCACCAGCGGACGCATACGGGCGAACGCCCTTTCACCTGTCCCGAGTGTGGGCGGAGCTTCAGCCACAGCTCGGACCTCATCCAGCACAAGCGGATCCACACGGGCGAGAAGCCCTACGTCTGCTCCATCTGCGGGAAATGCTTCTCGcagagctccaaggtcacccagcacaagCGCTTCCACTCCGGAGAGCGGCCGTTTTCCTGCGGGGAGTGCACCAAGACGTTCCGCCTCCGGGCCGACCTGGTCCGCCACCTCCGGGCCCACACCGGCGAGCGGCCCTTCGGCTGCCCGGAGTGCGGGAAGCACTTTGCCGAGAGCTCCCACCTCATCCGCCACCAGAGGATCCACATGAGCGAACGGCCCTTCCGTTGCCCGGACTGCGGGAAGGGGTTCAACCAGAGCTCCAACCTCCAGCAGCATCAGCGGGTGCACAGAGGCCAGAAGCCGTTCAAGTGCGACGAATGCGGGAAAGGGTTTGGCGTCAGCTCGGCCCTCCTGCAGCACCAGCGCACGCACACCGGCGAGCGGCCCTACTGCTGCAGCCAGTGCGGGAAGAGCTTTAGCGTCAGCTCCACCTATCACATCCACCAGCGCATCCACGCGGGCCAAAAGCCCTACTCTTGCGCTGATTGCGGGAAAGGGTTTGTGCGTAGCTCTGCCCTCCTCCAGCACCAAGCCACCCACACCGGCGAAAAGCCCTTCCGTTGTCCATACTGCGGGAGGGGCTTCGGCCAGAAGTCGGCACTTTCTCAGCACAGGCGGGCCCATGTGAGGCGAGGAGAGACGCTGGctttggtggaggggtgggaCATTGCAGGGATGGAAGATGCCGGGGAGCAGGGGGTGGAAGGGGGCGTGGACGGCATGTGGCAAAGCAACGGGATGGGGATAATGGAACAGGAGTGGCAGGAAGAGGAGAGCCTGCGACAGcaatgggaggaggaaggggaccaGACCAAGAGGCCCAATTGGCAGGACGGGGCTGACCAAAGTGCAGAGAAGCGGTTGCTAGATGGCGGGGGAGAAAGCAGGAGGCCAGGTTGGGAGAGAGGCATGGAGGAAGCCGGGAGGGTGGAGTGGCAGGAGGACGAAGACGAGGGCGTGGAGCAGAGCTTGCAGGCCGACGGCGCCAACGGCATGAGGCTGGAGTGTCACGATGACGACGACGGCGACGGCGAGAGAGCGGAGGAGGATCCGCAGAACGAGGATCCCAACGGCGTGAGGCTGGAATGTCAGGACGACAACGACGACGGAAACGCAGAGGAGGGTTTGCAGGGCAGCGGCGATCGGGGCTCCCGGCAAGCGTGTTGGGAGAAGGACGTGGAACAAGGCGGCGCAGAGCGGGGCTCGCGGGAAGAATGGGACGCGTGTGCCGCAGACGAGAGCGTCAGGCCGCAAGCGGAGTGGCAGGACAGCGGGGAGGATGGCGAGAGACGAAGTcggcagggagaggaggaggaggaggaggatagttCGGAGGGGGAAAGCTGGAGGCCAGATTGCCAgggtgaggaagaggaagggatccTGGCATTAAAATGA
- the LOC125444799 gene encoding zinc finger protein 135-like translates to MEAGAPSAASCPSLWLGGPAEGSFYLLLPLDIPAGGSLVLTPENGTNPAWILSLPAEGKNKTQSPQDESTGHHRPSLNVSKWDGNKGIQRQDPAEDRRAQHKPKFKGPTGSLCGKSKSYRCSDCGKSYRRSTDLLRHQRTHTGERPYLCLDCGKSFSRSSILLEHQRIHTGEKPYKCSHCGQGFSQSSNRNQHERTHSKEKMSSPACWEINQQRTEDQKSPSSSMMITVEGSGTELGSEERSQVSGEDLSWSSKLLKYQRHHVVEKPYGCPECGKCFARSTDFIRHHITHTGEKPYTCGNCGKSFTRSSVLIEHQRIHTGERPYKCRLCGKGFSQNSNRNQHETIHQTKKPPKYPLKSRETIKWGLGLTRPRRIHSTGGKT, encoded by the exons ATGGAGGCTGGAGCTCCTTCCGCTGCCTCCTGTCCCTCTCTGTGGCTTGGAGGTCCAGCTGAGGGTTCCTTCTATTTGCTGCTGCCTCTCGACATCCCTGCTGGTGGGTCACTGGTGCTGACCCCAG AAAATGGAACAAATCCTGCCTGGATTCTGTCCCTCCCAGCAGAGGGTAAGAACAAAACACAAAGTCCACAGGACGAAAGCACGGGACATCATAGGCCATCCTTGAATGTTTCCAAATGGGATGGAAATAAGGGGATCCAGCGACAAGACCCTGCAGAAGACCGACGGGCTCAACATAAACCAAAATTCAAAGGTCCTACAGGGTCCCTGTGTGGCAAGTCTAAATCTTACAGATGTTCCGATTGTGGGAAAAGTTACCGCAGGAGCACAGATCTTCTAAGACACCAGAGAACCCATACTGGAGAAAGGCCTTACCTGTGCCTGgactgtgggaagagcttcagccGAAGTTCGATCCTCCTTGagcaccagagaatccacacaggtgaAAAGCCCTACAAATGCAGTCATTGCGGGCAAGGCTTCAGCCAGAGCTCCAACCGGAACCAGCATGAGAGGACTCACAGCAAGGAGAAAATGAGTAGCCCAGCATGCTGGGAAATAAACCAGCAAAGGACAGAGGACCAGAAGAGCCCATCTTCAAGCATGATGATAACTGTTGAGGGTTCGGGAACAGAGCTGGGATCCGAAGAAAGATCTCAGGTGTCTGGAGAAGACCTCTCTTGGAGCTCAAAGTTGTTGAAGTACCAGAGGCACCACGTGGTTGAGAAGCCTTACGGGTGCCCAGAGTGCGGGAAATGCTTTGCGCGGAGCACAGATTTCATCCGACATCATATCACTCACACGGGAGAGAAGCCGTACACCTGTGGAAACTGTGGCAAGAGTTTCACACGTAGCTCTGTCCTCATTGAGCACCAGCGCATCCACACGGGTGAAAGACCCTACAAGTGCCGGCTGTGTGGGAAGGGCTTCAGCCAAAACTCCAACCGGAACCAGCATGAGACAATCCACCAAACCAAGAAACCTCCCAAATACCCCCTAAAAAGCAGGGAAACAATAAAATGGGGGCTGGGGTTGACTAGGCCACGGAGAATCCACTCTACTGGTGGGAAAACCTGA